Below is a genomic region from Corvus hawaiiensis isolate bCorHaw1 chromosome 24, bCorHaw1.pri.cur, whole genome shotgun sequence.
TgatggctgctgcagctggagacagTTCTTGCTTGaccagattttctttctcttttccacccTCTGGACCAATGGGATCAGCAGGACTCCACCCTGTGCTCACACAACAGGGCTGTAGCCCCAAGCACTGTTGCTTTGGCTGTGCCTTTTGGGGCTCGGTGCAGCCCCAGGGTCCACGCAAGGGTGGAAAGGCCTGGGAACATCATGGACATCCTCCAGGATGGTAACAAATCCATCAGGATGAATTCAAAGTCTGGGAATCGTATCCCATTCCGTGTTTCCAGCATGGGCCCTCATCTCCATTCTTCACCCCTCCTCCCAGAGCACCCCTAAAAAGCTCTGTGAGGTCTCACTTGTGACCCCAGCTGTGAGGGACACCCTGAGCCCTTCCATCCATCCCAGCACCCCGTgacctgcagcccctcctctcACAGGGCTGTCACTGACAAATGGGGAGGAAAGCCCTGGCCTGGTCGATGGTGGGGTGACTGGAGACAGGAGGGGTGGGAAACCCTTGCAGCCTCTGAAACAGTGACGGGAGGAGGAGAATAAGAGTAAAACTGCTACGAAAGCAGTTTGCTGGTACAACCTTTCCCTTGTGGCATGCCAGGGATGGCCGGGGGGGCAGGAGTCTGCCTGACTCCTCCTCGTGCCCTGGATTCCTCTGAGCACCAACCTTGTTTCTATTCTCCACCCTCTCCCACCGCTGTCACACCCATCACCCGTGAGAAGAGGCACCCAAAAGCGCCAGGGCAGTGCTCGGTAtttcctgcctcctgccccagccacgCACGGCCACACTGAAGGACTACACCCCATATCCCATCCCACATCCACAGCTCCTCCATGCATCCTCCTTGCATCCCCCCCATCCGCTGGGAAGGGGGATGCAATGGCACTGAGAGGACAAACACTCCTCCAAGAGCACGGCTGGCTGGGAACAAAACTACCCAACATCGCTGGGTGCGCAGCACCCGACCGCAAActgtccttccttcctgtgcacacacacacctacaCTCACAGCGGCATCTGCACGCGCCTGCCTGCGCACAAGTGCCCCTGCAAGGAGCCCAACGGCTTCCCACAGCTGGGCCTCCACGCTGGAAACCCCGACACGTTCACAGCGACCGCCTGGAGCGCGGCCggagctcagccccagctcccactCTGCCAGGACGCTcccacccagctctggggctggttCCGTCCTGTAGGTGCAAACCCGGTGTCTCTCCCACCCCTGTTCAAGACCCTTCGTGTAGCAACACGCCCGGGtgagggagcagagcacagcccgGCTCAGGgctcagcagccctggaggAGTTTGGAGTGGGTTCGGCCGCTTTAACACTTTATTGCTCAGAGCTGCGAGACCCTGGATTCCTTCCGCACTGAACCGTGGCTGGCCTGTGTAGGCTGGGGCAAACAAGCTCTCCCTGGCCTGGAGGTAGGTGGAAGGTCATCCAGAGCTGAGCTTTGCTGTTCAATGACCTGCCACCAGCCCACCCCATCACTGAAGGTGCGTGGGAGAACATCCCTTCCCCTCTGGAATGTCCCCCTGGATAAAGCCGCTGTGGAGGTGCCATCCCCAGCATCACCACAGCCCCTACACCATGGTTTGCAGACCCTGCATGAACTCTCCCTGAAACTGCCATTAAAATCAGATTCTCTGTGGCCTCAGCATTGTCACTGGTGACAAAGATCTCTCAAGACAAGCACTGCACGTGTTCAGGCTGGTGCTTTTGGGTCCATCACATGCCTGGGCCAGGCTCTGGATCCTGAGCATGGGTGCAGGGGATGCTGTGATGGGGGCACAGCAGCCCCTCTCAGGGATTAGCAAACCAAATTAATCTCTGGCCTACTTTAGGATTTTCCTTAATTCCTTCAGCTATTTCTACAGCTTTAGTGGGTGAGCGTGGCTCACAGGGCACATGCCATGCGTTCTGGGGGGCAGCCGAAGGCTCTCAGCCGCAaaggctgagcaggaagaatctgcctccctgctgcttctcctccagaTCCCTGAAAACAAAACTCTTCTCTTTGGGGCAAAACACATCCCCCCCCCACCCAAAGCCCAGCACCTTCCCTGCAGTCTGTCCTGGGGAAGCCCTATAAAACAGAGGTAGTAGAAGAAAAGTGGGTCTTTTTGCAATGGCTCAAAACTGGTCTCGCAgactggcagcagctgccaagtCCTGACGCAACACCTCCCCATGCTCAGCATGTTCCTGCTCAGGTCTCTTCTCTCATCTCAGACCCTGGTACCAACCAACATTTCCAGCCGCAGTGCCAGCCTAAGAACCAAAAcggatgaaaaagaaagattccCACCGTGTGCAAAGGttaaaaaatccattattcTCAGTGCCAAGGGGCTCCCTGGTGGGTTCCAGCAACCCTGGCCTAGGAGCAGacaaaaaggcttttaaagCTATTGATGAAGGGCTGAGAGCATGAGCCCTCTGAAAGCTGTTAAGAGTGGGAAGAGGGGAAAGCTGAGAGTTTATAAAATACTGTGTTATTTCTGGTCACATCACTGAGgactttttgtttaaaaacaacctGCCCCTACCTCCCAACCCACTGGCTGAGCAAGAAGGAGAAACACAGGTGCTCCGGCaagcaagaaaatgtaaacagtTTGGGCTCTTAGTTCGCCATAAAAAGCATAAGAAATTGATAACAACTAAAAATTAGATTTCTTATCATTTTCACCTAGAAAACACATTTGAGCattaattccccccccccctccgcccccgtcttttttttaaagggagatGCCACAGAGCCTGAGAACTTCACCAGAACTATCGTGGAGGCAACAACAAGGTCTTATTGATCTTAAAATTTAACAATTTCTCCGTGGAAACCCGAGGGGATGCAAAGCAGCCCCGGACTTGCTCTGCCCCTCGCTGCCCACCCTCCGTCCGTGCTCCGGAGCCGCCCGAGCTCCCCGGGGACTCACTTtgagctgggatttggagaCCTTGCCGCTCTTCTCCACGTCCAGGGCGGTGAAGGCGTACCAGATGGACTTGAGCAGCTCCGCTCGCAGGTCCAtggctggcggcggcggcggcggctctgCCGAGCCCGCGGATCCGGTTCCTGGAGCCGCCCGGGCGGGCGGGACGCGGGGCGGGAGCGCCGCCTGCTCGGGGCGCCCCGGGAACCCCCCGGGCCCCATCGCCGCTCCCCGCACGGCCGGGGCGGCACGGCCGCGGCTAGCCTCGACTCTCTGCTGAGCTCGGCGCAGAGATCAAAAGCTCCGTCATAATTTGCGTTTTGGGGAGAGGAATCCCCGCCCTGgctcaagcagcagcagcttcccctcGCAGCAGGAGCGCTGCCTTTGGAAGGGATCGGTCGCACCAGGCGAGCGGAGACTCAGCCTGTGGCACCCTCTCGGGTTGTGTCCGTTCCGTGCCCGCCGaaaccttttcttctgcaaacGTCCTCTGGGATGTCCAAAAACGACCCACGTGACTGCCGGCAGCCTGCACCAGGCTCAGGTTTACAGTCGGACTCGAGGATCtcgaaggtcttttccagctccGTCCACCCAGCACTCGGGGCAGTGGAAGGGCTGAAGGCACCTGTGGGGCAGGACACCAGCCCAGGTCTCTCTCCCCAGGTCAGGGAAGGATGTTGGATGTGTTCACAGACACAATTCCCTAAATCTAGGCTTGCAGGGGTCCTTGGAAGAGCCAAGGCATGATGTGAGATTTCAGGGACATGTCTTAGCCTCTCCAAGCCACACGCTGAGGCCTCAGAGGGTACAGCTCACCCTGCTCCCAGCGCTCCTCTGGGACGGTTGCTGCTTTGGCAGGACACGTTTGATCAATTCCAATCTCCTCAATGTCCTTAATTCCTACAGCTGCTGAACGCCAACATCGATCCCCCCCTTCCAGCCTCCCCCAAAAAGAAGGGGGGgtccttttaaaagcaaaattttacatgtttttatttcaactCAGCATTTACATCCAGGTCTAGCTCGGCTCCTGGCAAGTGCTGGCTGCTTTGCTCCACAGCCAAGGAGTCTGCCACGGAAGCTTTGCTTGAGAACAGAGCACGACAAAGAGATGGGAGAACTGCTGTTGGAGCCATCCCAGTGCTGGCTCCAATGGCAGGAACTGGTCACCCTCCATACTGAGCTCGGGACAGCCTGGGCTTGCTCTGATGGGCCTTTATTGCTTCTGTGCGTGTGCTGCCCACTTGCCCCTGAGCTGGAGGGGTGGGCAAGAAAGGGGAGCTGTTGCACCATTCCTagagggagagggcaggaagTGCCCCTCTGAAAAcagggctgctgctcagagcccaggagaaggcagcagtcCAGTGTATTtgccctccctccctggagGGAAAAGCCCTTCAAGACAGGGTCACCCCAGCAGGCCCCACGCTGCCCCGTCAGTGTCCCGGCCGGCGCAGGGCACGCACTGGCACTGACTCAGACACCGTCCCTGCCCCGTGTCCCGCCTGCAGCACCCACCACCCCTGTACacagcaggctggggctgccactCCCCCTGCCCTGGTGGCTCCGCAGGCCTCAGCTCCTCTTctcaggcagggctgtgtcagGTGGCACTGGCTCGTACTGGATGACTGCTGTGGCCATGCTGAGGGCttcctccaggctctgctgctcttccagctggaggagggaagggagagagagaatgagTGCTGAACCCCCAAAAGGCAGCTCAGGGTGGCtcccagcaggacagagggatgAGGGGGTGGGTGACGCAGTGTGAAGCAGAAGGGCAGACAGAGCCGTGATGCAGAAAGGCTGTTTATAAAGGAGCATTCTGCAATCCCAGGAGGATGTCCCTGCTGTCCTCTGCATACAAAGCATCTGGGAATTAAGGAGCAAGCCCCCTGGGCAAGCAGTgatgcagcagggccagagGGCAAGTGCTGCAGGCAGCGGGTGGCCAGAGAGTGAAGGGGATGGTGGCAAGATCCATGTGGTACCTGCACAGTGATGTGGGTGCCGTGGGAGGTGGCCAGCAATGCCACCTGCTGATGGCAGAGCGGGGCAATGTCCGATTCCTCTGACACGACTGCCCCAGAAGAGACTATGGTCACCTGGGAAAAGTTCAGATAATCATGTTTTAAAAGACAATGCAGTTCTTTTctggcagaggaagaagggacGGTCCCAGCTTTGTCTGTACCTCCTGCGCCTCAGTGCCATCGGTGTTGGCCACAGTCATGGTCTCAGTGTCACCACCCACCAGCTCTCCCTCGGGCACGGTGAGGGCCCCGCTCTGTGTCACCACGCTGATGGCACTGCCCAGGGCCTGCAGCTCTTCCTGAGACAGACTGACCTGGGGATGACAGCAGATGCTCAGGGAGTCTTAGGCAACTCCTGAGTTTAGCAAGGCATCGGTCTGGGCGAGGAGGAAACAGTGTCTCTGCAAGACTCAAGGCACAGAGAACTCCAAGGACTTTGCCCAGGGCCATGGATAAAACTGATGATAGAGAACTCAGAGCTTTGGGTCTTCAGCCCTCCCCCTTCTACCAcatctcccttccccttccagcCTCTTGTCTCCAGACTGGATGGGGACAGCTTGTGcattgcagcagcaggagcatctCAGGCTAAGAGGAAACAGGTCACTTGTGGCAGCTGTTTCCTTTGCCCCGTGCCACAGAAGGAAGTTTTTTCTAGTCAGCACAGGGGCAGCTGGTGGAGGGAAGTACAAGAAAAGCACTGTTGTATACAAGTGATGACAAAACATCTCCAAATCCAGCCTGGGTCAGCAGAgcttgggagctgcagggagccaaggGCTGCCAGTCACCACACAAAAACCCTGAGACCCCATAAGCAAGGGGGGCCGCTGGGACCAGAGACCCCCCaaaccagcactgcagcagtggGTGAGGCTGTAGGAGGGAGCCTTCAGGGCAGAAGAGCCCAGGAAGCCCCAAGGTctgaaaaaatgctggaaaaaggCCCTGCAAAGAACAGCTGAGTAGAGACAGAATCTCACTTCAGATAATAACGGCTGCCCCTGACATGCTGGAGGCTGTCTGTGTCCATACCTGCTCTGTCCCATCCTGAGAGATAAGTGAGACCTGTGTAGGCACAGCATCTTCCTCTTCGTCTTCCTCCATCTCTGACAGGAAAGCAATATGCTGACTCTCCAGTGGAGAGCCtctgtcagcagctgcagcagctggatcagagaaggggaagagcAGCATTATCAGAGTGTGAAAGCACATGCCCTGCCTCTGGATGTGCCTGTGGCCTCAAGGGTCAGCACAAAAAAGCACAAGATCATGATGACACCAGCCCAGTGAGGACTAGGAGGAAGGGCCTTTACCTCTCCCTGTACTACAGAATGGGCAGGAGCCTGTTCCCAACCTGCGACTTACAGCAAGGACCTTCCAATAGATCTGGATTTGATGGGGAGGCAGGAGGCCACGGCACACGCTTGGGTCTGAGAGGGGTGTGGCTGCTCTTGCTGTCACCTCCCTCCCCTTTGGCACACCTTGATGGGGGAGTGAGTGGCTGCTcaccctccagctgctgctgctcgtAGAGGGCCTGCTCGCTCTCCTCGGTGGCCTCCAGCTCGCCGTGGCTGCTGCGCTTGTGCATTGCCAGTGTGGAGGTCTGGCGGTAGGTcttgccacagctgctgcacgtGTAGGGCTTGCAGTGTGTGTGCACCACGTGGTGCTTGTATAGGCTGGAGTACTCCGTGAAGCGTTTCCCACAGCCTGGCACGGTGCACAGGTACGGCTTCTCTCCTAGGGCAGAGGCCACAGAGCTGAGCTTCACCCTCTTCATGCTCTGGGGAGGGATTCCCCACCAGAGCAAATAGCTGGAGACAGACTGCTGGAACAACAATCAATCCAATAAAGCAATTCCCAGTATTTCCTCCAACTCCCCGGCCACCCCCCGATCCACCCCTGTGACGTGCAGCCTGGAAATGCCCATTCCAGCCCCACCaatctccctgctgctggctggggggAGCTGGCCCCCTCCTACCTGTGTGGATTCTCATGTGGTTCTTGTAGTTGGTGGCGCTGGTGAAGCCCCTGCCGCAGCCAGGCTCCGGACACATGTAGGGCCGCTCGCCCGTGTGTGTCCGGATGTGAACCTTGCGGATGTTGGACGTGGTAAAGGAGCGGCCACAGCCTACGAAGGGACACTTGAAGGGACGCTCGCCTGCATGGACAGAGCGATGTGGGTGACACCTGCCACCACACAGCCACCTGGAGTGCCCTGGAGACGCTTTCACTGGGTTGTCCTCCTGTGCAGCTCTTCCCCCGTGCTGCTCACCTGTGTGTGTGCGGATGTGTTTCTGCAGGTCCCCGGAGGTTTTGAAGGCTTTGCTACACATGTCTTCTGGACACTTGTAGGGTTTCTCACCTGTGTGTGTTCTCACGTGGCTCTTCAGCCCGTACCCTGTCCAGGACAGGGACCACAATTAATTTTGTAATGAGAAGGAAACACCATGACAATCTAGCTGGGTACCACCCCTCAGTCCACTTGAGTGTCTGTGTTGTGTCTGCAAAGCTGAAGGGGAAGAAATAACCAAAGAGCCCAAACACCACTTCCAACCTTGCTTCCACCACTATCTGCCCACAATCAATGAAGTCCCAGCAGGCTCCTGTGCTGTGATTCCCTTGCTTTAGATGCTCTGGACGTTGTGCTCTACTGCACCAGAGTAAGGACTGAAGCTCAGCAGGGGTTGGGttggacagaaaacaaaatctgctCAAAAGAGAAATTGTTACCTGTAGCAAATGCTTTCCCACAGCTTGGGAAGTCACATGTGTATGGCCGGTCACCTGTGTGAGCACGTTCATGTACCTGGAACAGAAAGAACAGGTCCCTAAAATGAGGTCCAAGgcaaggaagaaggaaaactgTGGAAAAATGCTGGTGGAGAGAATTTGAAGTTCCCTGTTGGATTTCACCTTGGCCAATTGACGCATCTGGGCCTCTTGGGGAGCTCAGCACATAACTCAGCTGCACACAATGGAGCATTCTGCTCTGGCAGTGTAACCTGGGACAGCTCTGGCCTGCACACTGCCATGTCACCTGCTTTACCTTGAGGTGGTGGGCAGTGGTGTAGAGGCGGCCACAGCCTTTGTACCCACAGCGGAAAGCTCTGCTGCCGACCTGCTGCCCCTTCCGATGGTTTtgcacctcctcctcctgcaaaTCCTGCTGAGACAAGCACGGGAATCAATCCAGCAAGCCACCACAGCTTCACCAAGCccacacaaatattttcctcctcGCCATACATATGCACTCCTGCAGTTATCCTCCAAAAACATGTTCCTACAAACCAGCTCATACCTGCATGGTGAAGCCCAGGTGACAGGACTCTAGGAACCTGCAtttccccctcccacctcccagcTTCCTGGGGGTTCTCAGACATGAAACTCCCTTTCTCAGCTCATTTGAAATACGTGCAGTTAGTATTTGCTAACTCAGCAGAGAAGCCACAATGCTTTTTTAATTACTGGGAAACAAGAGTTCAGCCTAGTTCCAGTCACCAAAAAATTCAGACCTGGGAAGGGACGTTGCTGGAGTCCTTACTCTTCATATGGCAGGTGTCTGTcactccctcctcttcctcgtcAGACCCCTGTGAGTGAAAAAGCATGGGTACTATCTGTGCCTCCCAGTCCAGCGTGGAACAGGAaggcagggacagccacagtGCCACCCCACCCTTCCCCAAAGAGCCACAGCAGGAAGGTCTGTGCctggcagctcagcactgccagcacactCCTGGCTGCCCCTTCTCCACAGCACTATGGAGATgggaggagaaggcagcacCTGGAATTGAGGTGAGACACTGCAGTGACAGCACATCAGGATCTGaagctgttttggtttttcaggCCTTTGTCACCATGGGGACAGTGGCCATG
It encodes:
- the ZNF76 gene encoding zinc finger protein 76 isoform X1, with the protein product MELFFLLKAHRKYDDPVSHGPLALGPCAPRQDPCVRSRGRMESLGLPAVTLGDGTTAYLQQAGRGEKLIEGQVIELEDGTTAFIHQVTVQKESVAFEDGQPVVLEDGSMAFIHSTAKDSYEPGTFQAVQLEDGSTAYIHRPVIVAPGSTILEVQTESGLEELAGEEEDDGFDVDTINALQQYGRKGSDEEEEGVTDTCHMKSKDSSNVPSQDLQEEEVQNHRKGQQVGSRAFRCGYKGCGRLYTTAHHLKVHERAHTGDRPYTCDFPSCGKAFATGYGLKSHVRTHTGEKPYKCPEDMCSKAFKTSGDLQKHIRTHTGERPFKCPFVGCGRSFTTSNIRKVHIRTHTGERPYMCPEPGCGRGFTSATNYKNHMRIHTGEKPYLCTVPGCGKRFTEYSSLYKHHVVHTHCKPYTCSSCGKTYRQTSTLAMHKRSSHGELEATEESEQALYEQQQLEAAAAADRGSPLESQHIAFLSEMEEDEEEDAVPTQVSLISQDGTEQVSLSQEELQALGSAISVVTQSGALTVPEGELVGGDTETMTVANTDGTEAQEVTIVSSGAVVSEESDIAPLCHQQVALLATSHGTHITVQLEEQQSLEEALSMATAVIQYEPVPPDTALPEKRS
- the ZNF76 gene encoding zinc finger protein 76 isoform X2, encoding MAHRKYDDPVSHGPLALGPCAPRQDPCVRSRGRMESLGLPAVTLGDGTTAYLQQAGRGEKLIEGQVIELEDGTTAFIHQVTVQKESVAFEDGQPVVLEDGSMAFIHSTAKDSYEPGTFQAVQLEDGSTAYIHRPVIVAPGSTILEVQTESGLEELAGEEEDDGFDVDTINALQQYGRKGSDEEEEGVTDTCHMKSKDSSNVPSQDLQEEEVQNHRKGQQVGSRAFRCGYKGCGRLYTTAHHLKVHERAHTGDRPYTCDFPSCGKAFATGYGLKSHVRTHTGEKPYKCPEDMCSKAFKTSGDLQKHIRTHTGERPFKCPFVGCGRSFTTSNIRKVHIRTHTGERPYMCPEPGCGRGFTSATNYKNHMRIHTGEKPYLCTVPGCGKRFTEYSSLYKHHVVHTHCKPYTCSSCGKTYRQTSTLAMHKRSSHGELEATEESEQALYEQQQLEAAAAADRGSPLESQHIAFLSEMEEDEEEDAVPTQVSLISQDGTEQVSLSQEELQALGSAISVVTQSGALTVPEGELVGGDTETMTVANTDGTEAQEVTIVSSGAVVSEESDIAPLCHQQVALLATSHGTHITVQLEEQQSLEEALSMATAVIQYEPVPPDTALPEKRS
- the ZNF76 gene encoding zinc finger protein 76 isoform X3; this translates as MESLGLPAVTLGDGTTAYLQQAGRGEKLIEGQVIELEDGTTAFIHQVTVQKESVAFEDGQPVVLEDGSMAFIHSTAKDSYEPGTFQAVQLEDGSTAYIHRPVIVAPGSTILEVQTESGLEELAGEEEDDGFDVDTINALQQYGRKGSDEEEEGVTDTCHMKSKDSSNVPSQDLQEEEVQNHRKGQQVGSRAFRCGYKGCGRLYTTAHHLKVHERAHTGDRPYTCDFPSCGKAFATGYGLKSHVRTHTGEKPYKCPEDMCSKAFKTSGDLQKHIRTHTGERPFKCPFVGCGRSFTTSNIRKVHIRTHTGERPYMCPEPGCGRGFTSATNYKNHMRIHTGEKPYLCTVPGCGKRFTEYSSLYKHHVVHTHCKPYTCSSCGKTYRQTSTLAMHKRSSHGELEATEESEQALYEQQQLEAAAAADRGSPLESQHIAFLSEMEEDEEEDAVPTQVSLISQDGTEQVSLSQEELQALGSAISVVTQSGALTVPEGELVGGDTETMTVANTDGTEAQEVTIVSSGAVVSEESDIAPLCHQQVALLATSHGTHITVQLEEQQSLEEALSMATAVIQYEPVPPDTALPEKRS